In Candidatus Thermoplasmatota archaeon, the DNA window GGTTAGGCTCCACTCGATAAAGATGATTTATCATGCCGGCTCCGGCCATCCTGGCGGTTCTCTTTCTTGCGCGGATATCCTCACTGCGCTGTACTTCCACGTGATGAAGCACGACCCCAAGAGGCTTGATTGGTCCGACAGAGACAGATTCGTTCTCAGCAAAGGTCATGCCGCGCCCGCATTGTACGCGGTCCTCGCGGAGGCCGGGTACTTCTCGGTGGACGAGCTGAGCTCGCTCAGAAAGATGGGAAGCAGGCTCCAAGGCCATCCTTGCATGCATAAGACTCCCGGGGTCGAGATGTCCACGGGCTCACTCGGGCACGGCCTGGCCGCAGGAAACGGGATGGCCCTAGCCGCAAAGCTGGACAGGAAGCTCTACAGGATGTATGTTGTGGTCGGGGACGGTGAGATGGATGTGGGCGAGACATGGGAGGCCGCGATGCTCGCATCTCACTACAAGCTCGACAACATCACGGTGTACCTCGACAGGAACAAACTCCAGCTTGACGGACCAACAGAGACGATCATGTCTCTCGAGCCGCTCTCGGACAAGTGGAAAGCCTTCGGCTGGCATGTGATCGAGATAAACGGTCACAACATGAAGGAGATCATCCACGCGACGAACGAGGCGAAGGCCGTCAAGGGCAAACCGACGATAATCATCTGCCACACTATCAAAGGCAAGGGAGTCAGCTACATGGAGGGCTCGCTGCAATTCCACGGCAAGGCCCCGAACAAGCAGGAATACGAGCAGGCGCTCAAGGAGCTCGGGGGTGAGAAGGCATGAAGTGGAAGGAGGAGAGCCAGAGAAAGCAGTACGGCAAGGCCCTGGTGGAGCTCGGAAAGGAGAGGAGCGACATAGTCGTGCTTGACGCTGACCTCTCGAGTTCCACGAGGACTGCGGACTTCGCGGCGGTTTTCCCTGAGAGGTTCTTCAACTGCGGCATCGCCGAGCAGAACATGATGGACACCGCGGCTGGGCTCGCGGCCTCTGGCAAGACCGTCTTCGTATCCACGTTCGCTGTGTTTGGAACGGGAAGGTGCTACGACCAGATCAGGCAGTCCATTGCCTACCCGAACCTGAACATCAAGATTGTGGCGTCTCACGCGGGCATCACCGTGGGTGGCGACGGCGCCTCCCACCAGATAGTGGAGGATATTGCACTCATGCGCGTGCTGCCCAACATGACGGTGATCGTCCCTGCCGATTCGCCCGAGACCTACAAGGCCGTGAAGACAGTAGCCAGCATGCCCGGACCAGTGTATGTCAGGATAGGCAGGTCGGACATTCCATCGATCACTGACCATGCGAGCCCGTTCGAGGTCGACAAGGCGCCGGTGATGAGGGATGGGAAGGACATCACCCTCATAGGGTGCGGCATCATGGTCTCGAAATGCCTCGAGGCCGCGGAGGAGCTGGTTAAGCACGGCGTCGACGCCAGGGTCGTCAATCTACACACGATCAAGCCCTTGGACGAGAAGACCATCGTGAGAGCCGCCAGGGAGACTGGCGGCGTCGTCACCGCCGAGGAGCACTCCGTGATGATGGGCATGGGCAGCGCTGTCGCAATGGTCCTTGTGGAGAACTTCCACGTGCCGATGAAGAGAGTCGGCATACCCGATGTGTTCGGGGAATCGGGAGCGTGTGACGAGCTGATGGGCAAGTACGGTCTGACGGTCGACAACATCGTGGAGGCCGCCCACGACGTTCTGAAGAGGAAGAAGTGAAGGTGGATCCGACATGAAGATATTCATAGACACCGCAAACCTGGAGCAGATCAAGGAGGCCAACAGCTGGGGCATCTTGGACGGCGTCACGACCAATCCGACGCTCGTTGCTAAAGAAGGCTGCGAGTTCGAGAAGAGGGTGAAGGACATCTGCGAGATAGTGGACGGGCCTATCAGCGCCGAGGCAGTGTCGATGGACTCGGAGGGCATGATCAAAGAGGCCCGCCAGCTGTCGAAGATACACAAGAACGTCATCGTGAAGATACCGATGACTGCCGAGGGGCTCAAGGCGGTCAAGGTCTTATCGAAGGAGGGCGTCAAGACGAATGTGACGCTCGTGTTCTCGCCGAACCAGGCCCTCCTGGCAGCGAAGGCCGGGGCGACTTACGTTTCACCGTTCGTGGGCCGCCTGGACGATATCAGCCACAGCGGCATGGACCTGGTGAGAGACATCGTCACAATCTACAGGAACTACGGATTCAAGACCCAGGTCATCGCAGCGAGCATGCGACATCCTGTCCATGTGACCGAGGCTGCGCTTGCGGGCGCCCACGTCGCCACTATCCCCTACGATATCCTGAAGAAGATGCTGAAGCACAATCTGACGGATGAGGGCATCCAGAAGTTCCTCAAGGACTGGGAGAAGGTCCCGAAGAAGAAGTGACCGCGCGGGCCGATGCTCTCTAGTTGATATAGCTGGCCGTGCTCGACCTGTCGAACCCTTTCACCAGTTCCAGCTGGTAATCTTCCTGAGGCTGCCAACCGTAGACCGGGTAGACGAGCTTCGGGACGAACCTTGAAAGGTCGGCTGCGAACTGCGTGACCGGGTGGTCCTTGCCGAAGGTGGAGGCGCTTATCTCGTACGCCTTCGCCCTAGTGGCCGTCTCGTCGATTATCCCCAGCGTGTGAAGATACTCGTGCAGCAGTATGTGGAACACGTAAGGTTTGTACAGCGCGGGATCTGTCTCCTTTATCCGTCTCAGGGGGAGGCTGTTCATCACGATTATGTTGGTGGCGACCGGGTAGAACGCACCTACGAACCCCTGCGGCCCCCCGCCCAGGTTCGCAAGGCCGAGCATCAGCCCCGCCCTCTCCTTTCCAGTGCTTCTCCTGACCACGCTCTTCACAAGCTCGAAGATGTCCGTCAAATCCTTCGCGGACTTCAGTACCTCATCAACTGATGTCTCTGGTTTCACGGGTGACTATTGGGCGTTCGATGCTTATAGACACATCGCCTGACAGACAGATGCCTATTGAAGGCGAGGTTTGGACAATGCTGAAATACCGACCAGGGCTCTTTGGCACTCGTGCGAACAGAGGTGCTGGTCGTGGGCGGGGGTCCCGCAGGCTCGACTGCTGCGAGACTCCTGGCAAGAGATCATGATGTTGTCATAGCTGAGGAACACCACGCTCCAGGCGAACCGCTCCAGTGCGCTGGTCTGGTGACTCAGAGGGGTGTACCGATGTTCTCCAGGGAGAGCGTCCTTGGAGAGGTCAGGGGCGTCAGGATCCACTCCCCCCTCGGGTTCATGCTCACTCTTGAAGCTAGGAGCTCGCGCGCGTATGTGTTGGACAGAACGCTATTCGACAGGATCATGTTTCACAAGGCAGTGGACGCCGGCGCTGTGCCCAAGGTGGGCGCATGCATTAGGTCCGTCGCGGACCATGGACATGAGGTTCGTTCCGAGATGCGGGCCGATGGAATGACGGAGTCGGTGAACTCGAAGATCGTGATTGGAGCCGACGGCTATAAGTCGATTTGCAGGAAGGCGTCGCGGCTCCCGCCTCCAAGGCACATGCTCACAGGCATACAGGTGGACCTGAAGGGCGTGGAGGCGGATCCCGAGTTCGTCGAGATCTATCTTGGAAGGGATGTTGCGCCAGGGTTCTTTGCATGGACGATTCCAGCAGCCGATCTGGTAAGGGTGGGCCTGTGCACCTGGGATGCGGGGGACATTCCGGCGATGTATCTCAAGAGACTCTTAGCTAGGCCGCAGTTCAGGCACGCAAAGAAGGTCTCGACGGCTTCTGGGAAGATACCTTTGGGTGCTGGCAGGTCAGCCGTGAGCGGAGGCATAATGCTTGTCGGGGATGCCGCCTGCCACGCGAAACCCCTGTCTGGCGGAGGGGTCTACACGGGGGTGAGGGGAGCGGAGCTCTGCGCAGATGCTGCGGGCATGTTCCTGGAATCCCGTGGCAGGACATCTCTTGCCGAGTATGACTCTCTATGGAAGGACGAGTTCGGGAAGGAGCTCTCAAGGGCGTTCAGGATCAGAAAGGTCTTCCTGAACCTCACGGACAAGAAGATAGACAAAGCCCTGAGGATCTTTGCTCAGCCGGGCGTGAAGAAGCTCTTAGAGCAGAAGGGAGACATCGACTACCCAACCTCGATCTCTTCATCTGTCCTCAGACTTGTCCCGAAGCTCGCGCAGTTTTCCCCTCAGATAATAGAATCTCTGCTCTAGCTTCGGGTATCTGCCCGGGTTGTCTAGGACGTAGAAATAGAGCGCTGCAAACGAGAGACCACCGATGCTTCCCACGAGCACGGCCAGGGGCCATCTCGGTATGGGGATCTTGATCCCGAAGGAAGAGTCCGGAAGCAACCCGTCCACACCTATCGACTTGAGGTAGGTCGTGTTCACAATCGGATCTCCGGACGAGAACGAGACAGCAGTGTTCCATTGTTCGTCCGTGAAGAAACCTCTTGACTTGAGCACCACCTGGGTACCGGTCGGGGAGCTGAACGTCAGATTGAACCGCACGAAGTACGTGCTCTGTGAAAAGTAGGAACCGTGTGGCGTCTTTCTGGAGGTTTCGATCGGGAGATCCACCCTTGTCGTCGTGTTCGCGCCTATTCTTGGTAGGAAGATCGAAAGTTGGATCGAGTCCCCTCTGATCAACGGAGGATGCGGAAAGGTCGATGTGACATTCTCCGTCTTCTCCTGGGTCGAGTAGCGATATATGCCCACAACGAGCGTGAAATCGATCATCACCTCCGGTGAATCGTTATCGTAATAGGGGTTGGTGAAGTTGAACGAGAAGTCCACGGTCGTCCCCGGGGACACCACAGGCGTGATGAATCCGCTCAGGATGCTGTTAGCGTACTTCGGGCTGCCGGGGTTTGTGGGGAATTCGGCCGATGCGAGGCTCGTGCAGATCAGCAGTGCGGAAACAAGAGCCGTCGATGTGGCCAGCACGAGTCTCATCCCTGCTGTGAAGTCTGAGACTGACTATATGACTTTCGGTCAGGCGGCTGGACGCTTTGCAGGAAGCGTTAATATCTGACCGGCCATTGCGAACAGTGTGCTGGCAGTAAGGGTAAGACGGTCAGAAGCAGAGTCCCTCAGGAAACGGCTTGCCAAGGATCATCTTGTGGACAAGACCAGGACGATCATCGACGATTCGGACGGCGTGGTCATTCCTCTCGTGGCTCTTCCGAGCGCATCCCTTCTGACGTCCTTCGATACCAGCATCGTGGAGAAGGATTTTCCCTCCAGGAGCTGCAGGATCGACCCCATCGTGAAGGTCCGCCAGGCAGCACAAATACCTGATGAGTTGAAACCCTTGCTCCCGAGCAAATGGGAGCGGTTCGGGGATATCGTTGTCATAAGGCTCGAGGCTGAGCTGGATGGCTACGAACACGAGATCGCCCAAGCGTATGCTGCCGTGCTCCAGCTCAAAACCGTTCTAAGGGACGT includes these proteins:
- a CDS encoding transketolase; the protein is MEVYDGEFINELETIAKRVRLHSIKMIYHAGSGHPGGSLSCADILTALYFHVMKHDPKRLDWSDRDRFVLSKGHAAPALYAVLAEAGYFSVDELSSLRKMGSRLQGHPCMHKTPGVEMSTGSLGHGLAAGNGMALAAKLDRKLYRMYVVVGDGEMDVGETWEAAMLASHYKLDNITVYLDRNKLQLDGPTETIMSLEPLSDKWKAFGWHVIEINGHNMKEIIHATNEAKAVKGKPTIIICHTIKGKGVSYMEGSLQFHGKAPNKQEYEQALKELGGEKA
- a CDS encoding transketolase family protein produces the protein MKWKEESQRKQYGKALVELGKERSDIVVLDADLSSSTRTADFAAVFPERFFNCGIAEQNMMDTAAGLAASGKTVFVSTFAVFGTGRCYDQIRQSIAYPNLNIKIVASHAGITVGGDGASHQIVEDIALMRVLPNMTVIVPADSPETYKAVKTVASMPGPVYVRIGRSDIPSITDHASPFEVDKAPVMRDGKDITLIGCGIMVSKCLEAAEELVKHGVDARVVNLHTIKPLDEKTIVRAARETGGVVTAEEHSVMMGMGSAVAMVLVENFHVPMKRVGIPDVFGESGACDELMGKYGLTVDNIVEAAHDVLKRKK
- the fsa gene encoding fructose-6-phosphate aldolase; protein product: MKIFIDTANLEQIKEANSWGILDGVTTNPTLVAKEGCEFEKRVKDICEIVDGPISAEAVSMDSEGMIKEARQLSKIHKNVIVKIPMTAEGLKAVKVLSKEGVKTNVTLVFSPNQALLAAKAGATYVSPFVGRLDDISHSGMDLVRDIVTIYRNYGFKTQVIAASMRHPVHVTEAALAGAHVATIPYDILKKMLKHNLTDEGIQKFLKDWEKVPKKK
- a CDS encoding geranylgeranyl reductase family protein, with amino-acid sequence MRTEVLVVGGGPAGSTAARLLARDHDVVIAEEHHAPGEPLQCAGLVTQRGVPMFSRESVLGEVRGVRIHSPLGFMLTLEARSSRAYVLDRTLFDRIMFHKAVDAGAVPKVGACIRSVADHGHEVRSEMRADGMTESVNSKIVIGADGYKSICRKASRLPPPRHMLTGIQVDLKGVEADPEFVEIYLGRDVAPGFFAWTIPAADLVRVGLCTWDAGDIPAMYLKRLLARPQFRHAKKVSTASGKIPLGAGRSAVSGGIMLVGDAACHAKPLSGGGVYTGVRGAELCADAAGMFLESRGRTSLAEYDSLWKDEFGKELSRAFRIRKVFLNLTDKKIDKALRIFAQPGVKKLLEQKGDIDYPTSISSSVLRLVPKLAQFSPQIIESLL